TATATTAAATGTTAACCGAGGTATTTAATGCTTTTTTTAATAATTTATTTTTATAAAAACAGATTCTCGATATAAAACAAAACCCACCCTTAAAAAAAATTAAGGATGGGAAAAAAATTGCTATGAAAAAGAAAAATTATCACTAAAATAAATTAGTGATACATCAAATATAGTTTTTTTTTCGTTATTATTCATAAAATAAATAGAGAACTTATTTCATATGTGTAAAAAAAAATCCGCTAAATTGCGGATTCCTTTTTTTACTGAGACAGCTCCTTATTAAGAAAACATATCCTTTACTTTCTCAAAGAAAGATTTATCAGAACTTTCTGGTTTCGGATCAAAATGTTCGTCATCTTTCATCGTTTCAAAAAATTCTTTTTGTTGTTTATTTAACGTTTTTGGAGTCCATACATTTACATGCACTAAAAGATCGCCTTTACCATAACCGTTAATACTTGGAATTCCTTTTCCGCGTAAGCGCAAAATCTTACCAGATTGCACACCTGCTTCTACTTTTATACGTACTTTACCCGTTACGGTATCTATTTCTTTTGAAGTACCTAAAACAGCATCTGGATAACTTACATACAAATCGTAATGCAGATTATCACCTTCACGTTGTAATTTTTCATGTTCTACTTCTTCAATAGCCACTAATAAATCACCAGAAATGCCATTTCCAGGAGCCTCGTTTCCTTTACCAGAAACTTTAAGTTGCATCCCATCTACAACACCTGCTGGTATTTTTATAGATACTGTTTCTTCGGCTACTTTTAAACCTTGTGCATCTGCATCTGCAGGTTTTTTATCAATAGTTTGTCCTGCACCACCACACACATTACAAGGCGCTGATGTTTGCATTCTACCTAAAATAGTATTAGCTATACGCGTTACTTGTCCGCTACCATGACAAGTAGAACATGTTTTATAAGTAGTACCTGGAGCTTGAACTTTACGTTTAACTTTTATTTTCTTTTCTACACCATTAGCAATTTCTTCTAATGTTAATTTTACGCGAATACGAAGGTTACTTCCTTTAACACGACGTTGACCTCCGCCACCGCCAAAACCTGAGAAACCGCCGCCGCCAAAGCCGCCACCAAAAATATCTCCAAACTGACTGAATATGTCATCCATATTCATGCCACCACCGCCAAAGCCGCCGCCATTTTCGAACGCTTGATGTCCAAACTGGTCGTAACGAGCTTTCTTATCGCCATCACTTAAAACCTCATAGGCTTCAGCTGCTTCTTTAAATTTAGACTCGGCTTCTTTATTGTCCGGATTTTTATCAGGATG
The nucleotide sequence above comes from Flavobacteriaceae bacterium HL-DH10. Encoded proteins:
- the dnaJ gene encoding molecular chaperone DnaJ — its product is MAKRDYYEILGVSKGATTAEIKKAYRKKAIEFHPDKNPDNKEAESKFKEAAEAYEVLSDGDKKARYDQFGHQAFENGGGFGGGGMNMDDIFSQFGDIFGGGFGGGGFSGFGGGGGQRRVKGSNLRIRVKLTLEEIANGVEKKIKVKRKVQAPGTTYKTCSTCHGSGQVTRIANTILGRMQTSAPCNVCGGAGQTIDKKPADADAQGLKVAEETVSIKIPAGVVDGMQLKVSGKGNEAPGNGISGDLLVAIEEVEHEKLQREGDNLHYDLYVSYPDAVLGTSKEIDTVTGKVRIKVEAGVQSGKILRLRGKGIPSINGYGKGDLLVHVNVWTPKTLNKQQKEFFETMKDDEHFDPKPESSDKSFFEKVKDMFS